In Rhodanobacter denitrificans, a single window of DNA contains:
- a CDS encoding DEAD/DEAH box helicase yields the protein MPLNLKPFQEEVCAGIVARFDNVRTLYDDPRLGDSAVVDEVRQRDGAVVLQAPTGAGKTIIAIEALARFSRERRVLWFWFAPFAGLVEQSRAVIAAHAPSLRLLDLDSDRRLGAVDGGGVFVTTWGSVAARNADSRRARSKGDDGQSLDALIVQARLDGVRIGCVVDEAHHGFHKAAQARAFFSEVLKPDYTLMMTATPRDADALAFERDTGYRIGEPADWASVSRHAAVEAGLLKRGVRIVRFLARDGDAAQLIDFEHLALRECAAMHRHIHHTLRTAGIALTPLMLVQVPDGAQAQKDAHRYLVDVLGFADSAVRVHTAAEPDPDLIALASDPTVEVLIFKMAVALGFDAPRAFTLAALRGARDKAFGVQVIGRIVRRHALLQERDDLPEMLSQGYVFLANAESQEGLLDAGAQINALTTHAPETGTQTVITVIGDTAQVQVARSGEPLALLVSPQGVQTQAAPTPEGSVQNADATGGDVAGGERELWVPAAHDLLQLAGVAGTAPAATPDAQRPLLTLARASVHRYPRRPDAPSVLRSERLPPAPSDFEARLVDFVDFSGEVLNSRTRTRERVSRDERDLFQGNHVGDDGKDLFADLAPEAVAERAEQIRLRLKESNDRELHLRLLERFRRAIELAGAEAPADDETLMQQLDFVLVRHPTLLAAAYKRARHDQVVDVDAPLRAELQSDLRLPSARRALYGVMPAGLNDDEQAVARLLDDSPLVRWWHRNASDYRYPDALGLYRWDDGDGFYPDFVVSLAERETPGGIALLEVKGNQFWGKTEEVEKATARHTDYGPVFMVGRERGQATFNHLRKLGERLDTDGAFAVERLRYV from the coding sequence ATGCCGTTGAATCTCAAACCCTTCCAGGAAGAAGTGTGCGCGGGCATCGTGGCCCGCTTCGACAACGTGCGCACGCTGTACGACGACCCGCGCCTGGGCGACAGCGCCGTGGTGGACGAAGTACGCCAGCGCGACGGCGCGGTGGTGCTGCAGGCACCGACCGGCGCCGGCAAGACGATCATCGCGATCGAGGCGCTGGCGCGTTTCAGCCGCGAGCGCCGCGTACTGTGGTTCTGGTTTGCGCCGTTCGCCGGGCTGGTGGAGCAGTCGCGCGCGGTGATCGCCGCACACGCGCCGTCGCTGCGCCTGCTCGATCTGGACAGCGACCGCCGGCTGGGCGCGGTGGACGGCGGCGGCGTGTTCGTCACCACCTGGGGCTCGGTGGCCGCGCGCAACGCGGACAGCCGGCGCGCGCGCAGCAAGGGCGACGACGGCCAATCGCTGGATGCGCTGATCGTGCAGGCACGCTTGGATGGCGTGCGCATCGGCTGCGTGGTGGACGAGGCGCACCACGGTTTCCACAAGGCCGCGCAGGCGCGCGCCTTCTTCAGCGAGGTGCTGAAGCCGGACTACACGCTGATGATGACCGCCACCCCGCGCGATGCGGACGCGCTGGCGTTCGAGCGCGACACCGGCTACCGCATCGGCGAGCCGGCCGACTGGGCCTCGGTGAGCCGTCACGCCGCCGTGGAAGCGGGCCTGCTCAAGCGCGGCGTGCGCATCGTGCGCTTCCTGGCGCGCGACGGCGACGCGGCGCAGCTGATCGACTTCGAGCACCTGGCGCTGCGCGAATGCGCGGCGATGCACCGGCACATCCACCACACGCTGCGCACGGCCGGCATCGCGCTGACGCCGCTGATGCTGGTGCAGGTGCCCGACGGCGCGCAGGCACAGAAGGACGCGCATCGCTACCTGGTCGACGTGCTCGGCTTTGCCGACAGCGCCGTGCGCGTGCACACTGCCGCGGAACCCGACCCGGACCTGATCGCGCTGGCCAGCGACCCGACCGTCGAGGTGCTGATCTTCAAGATGGCGGTGGCGCTGGGCTTCGATGCGCCGCGTGCGTTCACCCTCGCCGCGCTGCGCGGTGCGCGCGACAAGGCGTTCGGCGTGCAGGTGATCGGCCGCATCGTGCGCCGGCACGCGCTGCTGCAGGAACGCGACGACCTGCCGGAGATGCTGAGCCAGGGCTACGTGTTCCTCGCCAACGCCGAGTCGCAGGAAGGCCTGCTCGACGCTGGCGCGCAGATCAACGCGCTGACCACGCACGCACCTGAGACAGGCACGCAGACCGTCATCACGGTGATCGGCGACACGGCGCAGGTGCAGGTGGCGCGCAGCGGCGAGCCGCTGGCGCTGCTGGTGTCGCCGCAGGGCGTGCAGACGCAGGCCGCGCCGACGCCGGAAGGATCGGTACAAAACGCCGACGCCACCGGCGGCGACGTGGCCGGCGGCGAACGCGAACTGTGGGTGCCGGCAGCGCACGACCTGCTGCAACTGGCCGGCGTCGCCGGCACCGCCCCGGCGGCGACGCCGGATGCGCAGCGGCCGCTGCTGACCCTGGCCCGCGCCAGCGTGCACCGCTACCCGCGCCGGCCGGATGCCCCGAGCGTGCTGCGCAGCGAACGGCTGCCGCCGGCGCCGTCCGACTTCGAGGCGCGGCTGGTCGACTTCGTGGACTTCAGCGGCGAGGTGCTGAACAGCCGCACCCGCACGCGCGAGCGGGTCAGCCGCGACGAGCGCGATCTGTTCCAGGGCAACCACGTCGGCGACGACGGCAAGGATCTGTTTGCCGACCTCGCCCCCGAAGCCGTGGCCGAACGCGCCGAGCAGATCCGGCTGCGGCTGAAGGAGTCCAACGACCGCGAGTTGCATCTGCGCTTGCTGGAGCGCTTCCGCCGCGCGATCGAACTGGCCGGTGCCGAGGCACCGGCCGACGACGAGACCCTGATGCAGCAACTGGACTTCGTGCTGGTGCGCCACCCGACCTTGCTGGCCGCCGCCTACAAGCGCGCGCGACACGATCAGGTCGTCGACGTGGACGCGCCGCTGCGGGCCGAACTGCAAAGTGATTTGCGCCTGCCCAGCGCGCGACGCGCGCTGTACGGCGTGATGCCTGCGGGCCTGAACGACGACGAGCAGGCCGTGGCCCGGCTGCTGGACGACAGCCCGCTGGTGCGCTGGTGGCACCGCAACGCTTCGGACTACCGATACCCCGACGCGCTGGGCCTGTACCGCTGGGACGACGGCGACGGCTTCTATCCCGACTTCGTGGTGAGCCTGGCCGAGCGCGAAACGCCCGGCGGCATCGCCCTGCTGGAAGTCAAAGGCAACCAGTTCTGGGGCAAGACCGAAGAAGTGGAAAAAGCCACCGCCCGCCACACCGACTACGGCCCGGTCTTCATGGTCGGCCGCGAACGCGGGCAAGCCACCTTCAACCACCTGCGCAAGCTGGGCGAGAGGCTCGACACCGACGGCGCGTTTGCGGTGGAGCGGCTGCGGTATGTGTGA